The following is a genomic window from Deltaproteobacteria bacterium.
AAGGATTTCATCACCCTCATCACCAACGGCATAGCAGAAAATGAGGGCTTTTATCATACCTTTACAAACGTCATCAACGAATCGGGGAAAATATAAGCAGGTTCAGAGTAAATTGTTTTCACCCAGAACCTCTGCGACGATGTCCTCCCGACCGATTGCGGTGCAGGATGCGGCAAGATGGGTGTAATAAAAAGGGTTCCGGGGATCAGTTTTAACAGCCTGTTTAAAATAATCAATGGCGAGCTCATGCAGGCCCGCCTTGGCCAGGCTGTTGCCGAACCGATTGAGGAACGTTCCTGCCCGCACAGGTTCCATACGAATTGCCTGCGCCAGCAAGGTTTCGCCCTCATCAACACGACCCAGTTCAACATGGATATCCGCCAGATCAAGAAATAAAAGGGGATTTTCGCTGTCCCGGAGGCAATCCCTCAGAATCTTCTCCGCAGACACGGCACATCCGGCCTTTCGGCATGCTTCCGCCAAGCGGGTATAAAAAACCTCCTTTTTATCCGGTTCCAGCGCCACGGCTTTTCCATAAGCCCCCTGGGCCAGCTCTATTTCTCCCATCGCGACGTAGGCGTTGCCAAGGTAACAATATACGATCACCGCGTCAGGATCCATATTTGCCATTTTTTCAAAAACCCCGACAGCGTCCCGTGGTCTTCCGCCCCGCATATAAGCATCTCCCAAATCACCGAGGAGGGAGAGGTCGTTCGGCTGAGCGTGAACCGCTCTTTCACACACATCTACGAGCAAGTCCAGACTGCCGTTCTCTTTGTACAACCGGACAAGTTCATCGAAGGCAAATCCGCTGAAAACTTTGTGACGCAGTTCCCGTTCGAAGAGTTTCCGAAAACAGGCAAGCGCTTCATCCTTGTGACCCCCGTCATGGTAAACCCAGGCGAGTGCCAGCAGATAAGAGTTTTCATCCGGATGGTTTTCTATCAACCTCCGGTAAAGCGTTGCAGCCTCATCAAAAAAACCGGCCTGTTCCAGCTCTTTAGCCTGGTGCAGGTCGGGATCGATTTGTTGAAAACCATTCATGGTATAAGAGGATAAAATAAATTCGATGCTACATCACGAAGAGGATCAAGATGGGAGCTTTTCACCTTCCAGGCTGGAGGAAATTTTAAATCCTGCCCCTGGCGTATATTCAATAAAATCAATTTCTATCGGTTTCGACCTTTCATAAAGCTCCCTGGCGATCAAGAAGGGAATACCCTGAATCACAATGACCTCATCACCATCTCGAGTCTGATCAAGAATCATCCCCAGGACATGGTTTCCTGCGCTTTCGTCCAGGAAAATACGAACCTTCTGATCCTCCTCCAGCTTCTCCATGAGGTTCATCAGAAAATCAATGGCCTTATTCGTCACGGTCAACATATGTTTATTCCTCCGTTCATAATCGATGATATCGCCATCGACCACCCCATTACCGATGTTTCACACTTGCCCTGATCTTAACGCAGCGGAGCGGTCCCCTGTCCCTGGTGACCAAGACGAAAAAACCGTCCTCCGGCAGCATCAACGGGAAGGCCCTTCCTGTCCCAAGCTGGACATGATTTTAAATCCGCCTTCGGGTCCCCGACCTGCATAGTCAATGACAACGGGCTTCACTTTCTCATAGAGTTGCTCATTTACCAAAAAGTTGATTCCCCGTTTGTCGAATACCGCGTCGTCTTTGAGTGGTTCATCCAGAACCAACCCCAATCCGTTACCGCCTCAGGCTTCTAAAATCGTAAGGCGGATATACTGCTCTCCACCCATCTGTTCCACCATACGGGTTAGAAAATCAATAGCACTTGACGTAACTTCCAGCACCACACTCTCCTAATCCGTTCTTATCATACCGATTTCCCGCGCTAGGGTATATCAAAATTCCGTTTTGTCAACCGGATTTTGGCATACTGGATTTGGATAGTCCCTTGACAGAAACCCCTTTCCCATCTATATCCATGGTCACCAGGACGTCGTTCTCCAGCCAGATTTTCAAAGAATGAGGAGGGGGCTCTATTCCACCCATGTTCGATTACGCGACATACCTCAGCCGGCTCCAGGCGGGCGATACCACAATCAATCCCTTTCTCGCTTTTCTGGACATCCGGCTAGATGAAATTTCAACGGGTTTCGCCCGTTTCCACATGGCCGCCAAACCGGAGTATCTGCAGGGGGCGGGGCTTGTCCAGGGGGGGCTTATGGTCGCTTTGGCTGATGAAACCATCGCCCACGCCATCATGTCTGTCCTGAAGGGAAATGAGGGGCTTACAACCGTTGAATTGAAGAGCAATTTCCTCGCCCCGGTCAAGAACGGCACGCTGACGGCCGAAGCAACGGTCTTTAAAAAGGGAAGATCCATCATTGTCGGCGATTGTCTCATCCGGGATGATCAGGAACGACAGATTCTGCGCTGCACGGCGACTTTTCTTGTCGTCGCGGAAAAGACGAAGCCGTCCCGGAAAGACGAAGAAACGCCCCCCGCTGACCCGGCAATAAAAAAGGAAAACGACCGGCAGGCTAATCTGTTTTGATGAAGGAGGCGACAAGCATGTCCCCGGATATCCCGACAGTAAACACCCTTTATTTTAACGGTCCCGGACCGGCCAACACCCGGGCCGTCCTGGAGACGGCGGCAAAGCGCGCGGAGGAAAGACGGATCGGGCTGGCCCTGGTTGCCACCTGCAGCGGCAACACGGCTCTTCAAGCGCGGGATATTTTCCCCCCGGACGTTCATATCATCGCCCTCACCCATGTGACGGGTTTCGCCGCGCCGAACACCCAGGAACTAACGGAAGAAAATCGGCGGATCCTGATGGGAAAAGGCATTCCGATCTTCACCGGCCAGCATGCCTTCGGCGGTGTCGGCCGGGCCGTCCGCAATAAGCTGAGCACCTACCAGGTCGATGAAATTATGGCTTACACGCTCCGCACCTTCGGCCAGGGAACCAAGGTGGCCGTTGAAATCGCCCTGATGGCCGCCGACGCCGGCTTGGTCCGGACGGATCAGGACGTGATCGCAATCGGCGGAACCGCCGAGGGTTGTGACACGGCCCTGGTTGTTCAGCCGGCAAACAGCTACCGCTTCTTCGACCTGAAGGTCCGGGAAGTGATCTGCAAACCTTTCAATTTCTGAGGCTTCTGACCTCCCTGTTTCGGCCATGAAGTGTAGATGTAACGGCACCGGCATCGAATCTTTTCATTTCGAACGGAAGAGATTCTTGGTTGACGCCTCAGAATGGCATTGTGACACGGTCCCTTGATGGGGGGTACATTTCCCGTGCGTGACATCCTGGACATGGATGCCGCATCGGGAGGCGGCAGGGCACAACGGCGGGTGGGACAAACTCCGCTCACCGCACTTGCGAACAGGCGAACGGGACCCTCTTTGCATTACCCACTCCAGCAAAAAAGGGTGCGGTCAGACATGATAAAAAGGCGATACGATGAAAGATAACGCCTTCAATCAACCCTTCAAGGAAGCGGAAGCCCGCCTGCGGAGGATAAAGGTTGCCCCCGGCGGGAAACCCGCCGCGGCCGGCGTTCGACTGGACAGAGACACGCCGGAAAACGAAGAGGCGCTCTTCCGTGTCGCCATGGCGGATGTCGTCCCTATGGCCGGCGACCGTCGCGACTCCCGCCGGCCGGTCCCGTCCGGCCCGGTCCAGCGGCCTGACGACCATGACAGGGCAGAAACCCTGGCGGCTCTGCGGCGGCTCGTCGTACAGGGTGAAGGTTACAGCGTCTCCGACACGCCGGAGTACATGGAAGGAACGGGCTACCGGTTTCCCCTGGAATGGGCCCGGCGTCTCCATCGGGGCGATTTCCCGGTCCAGGACCACATCGATCTCCACGGTTATACGATGACAGCGGCCCAACCGGCCCTGGAAACTTTCCTGCTAGACGCGATCGCCGCGGGTAGGCAGTCCCTCCTCGTCATCCACGGCCGGGGGCTTTCCTCGCCCCGAGAACCGGTCCTGAAAAATATGGTGAAAGACTGGCTGACCCGTCGCTCCTGGCGGAAATGGATCATCGCCTTTGCCAGCGCGCGGCCCTGCGACGGCGGCGCCGGCGCCACCTACGTCCTCCTGCGACCCCATGGGGCTCCTCCGCACCGGCGTTTCCCGCACCGTTCACGCCGGTCCCGCCGCGCTGCGTCCGCCCGGGAAACTTAGACCCTCCCGCACCGGGAACCGGGCTTCGTTCTCCTCTATCGCAATGCCCGGCGCAGTCGTTTAGGCCTTGGGAACTCCGTCGTCATTACCGTAAATGGAGATTCAGAGGCCTTCCGCAAAAGCAGAACGCGGCAGCGTTCGTCAAGAAGGCAGGCGGAGATCTCTACAAAGCCAAGGGCAGGAAGAAAAAAAATCATTTATTTTCTGTCGAGAGTCGACAGCACAGAATAAAAAATCTCCCGCACCTTTTCATCGTTCAGAATCCCCACATGCGAGGCATTGAAGCCGTAGCTTTTATAAGCGGCCAGATGCACCCGCCCGTCCAATTGGCTGTGGAGAGTAATTGTCCCGTCGCTGCTTGCCCCGGTATTGAAGCCGAAAAAGAGATAGAAGGGAACATCTCTGTAGGCGGCAATCTCGTACATCTCCATGAGAAAAGGACTTCCGGTGGCAACGTCGCGCCAGGCGGGGACAACCGCCGGAGCATATTTTAAGCCGGCCGCAGCCGAATCCACACCCCCGTATGGCGAGTTGAAAGAGACATATCCCTTAAGGTCAAGGTCGATGCCGCTGCGGTGCAGCTCGCTGAGCGTAGCCAGGCTGACAAGGCCGCCCATGCTGTGGGCGACAATGATCATGTTCAGCGGATGCTTGCGGATGTTCTTTTTGGAATATTTGATGATGTTTGACAGGTTCGCACCCAGTTTTTTAAGGGACATGCCGGACGGATAGAAGTAAAACCATGGCTGATAACGCTTTCGGTCGAGGCCGGCTACGAGATATTTGAAGTCTCTCGGCGTTCCCCCGAAACCGTGAACAAAAATAACATGCGTCTTATGCGGATCGAACTTCTCGAATGAAAAGATGTACTGCTGAGTATGCGCCATAAACGTCTTGGGGTCATAGAGTCCCGTCTCACCATACTTGGGGTCGAAAAAATCATCATCAAGCGACTCATAGACATAGGAATGCTGCCTTACCTTTTCCCTGACGTCCAGGTCTGTTTTAACGGGTTTCGCAGGATCAATGGTGAACTCCGGGCCGATTATCGACAGGCCGTCCTTAATCTTGTTCCGGGATATTGTGACGGGGGAAGGCATCTTGCCCACCATCTCGTGAGACTCAAAGTAACCGTTTCCATCGACATCCGCGAAAAAGTAGAGTTCATAAACGCCTTCCTGCAGATGGATCTGATAATAATCCAGAGGAGTCTGCATCGGAGAAAGCGCTGCAATTTCTCCTTTCTTGAACCTGTCGGTCACTGCCACAATCAGGATGGGGCCATCGGGTTCCCGGGTAAAATGCAGCTTTCCGAGGAATAAATAGG
Proteins encoded in this region:
- a CDS encoding tetratricopeptide repeat protein; translated protein: MNGFQQIDPDLHQAKELEQAGFFDEAATLYRRLIENHPDENSYLLALAWVYHDGGHKDEALACFRKLFERELRHKVFSGFAFDELVRLYKENGSLDLLVDVCERAVHAQPNDLSLLGDLGDAYMRGGRPRDAVGVFEKMANMDPDAVIVYCYLGNAYVAMGEIELAQGAYGKAVALEPDKKEVFYTRLAEACRKAGCAVSAEKILRDCLRDSENPLLFLDLADIHVELGRVDEGETLLAQAIRMEPVRAGTFLNRFGNSLAKAGLHELAIDYFKQAVKTDPRNPFYYTHLAASCTAIGREDIVAEVLGENNLL
- a CDS encoding PaaI family thioesterase encodes the protein MFDYATYLSRLQAGDTTINPFLAFLDIRLDEISTGFARFHMAAKPEYLQGAGLVQGGLMVALADETIAHAIMSVLKGNEGLTTVELKSNFLAPVKNGTLTAEATVFKKGRSIIVGDCLIRDDQERQILRCTATFLVVAEKTKPSRKDEETPPADPAIKKENDRQANLF
- a CDS encoding DNA mismatch repair protein MutS, whose product is MKDNAFNQPFKEAEARLRRIKVAPGGKPAAAGVRLDRDTPENEEALFRVAMADVVPMAGDRRDSRRPVPSGPVQRPDDHDRAETLAALRRLVVQGEGYSVSDTPEYMEGTGYRFPLEWARRLHRGDFPVQDHIDLHGYTMTAAQPALETFLLDAIAAGRQSLLVIHGRGLSSPREPVLKNMVKDWLTRRSWRKWIIAFASARPCDGGAGATYVLLRPHGAPPHRRFPHRSRRSRRAASARET
- a CDS encoding alpha/beta hydrolase, coding for MTVWKSPSVWRLCMRGVLPCLLAVYIAGCGNYFGFVQKQRDLTREFSREQSARLLMELAPEDAYLFLGKLHFTREPDGPILIVAVTDRFKKGEIAALSPMQTPLDYYQIHLQEGVYELYFFADVDGNGYFESHEMVGKMPSPVTISRNKIKDGLSIIGPEFTIDPAKPVKTDLDVREKVRQHSYVYESLDDDFFDPKYGETGLYDPKTFMAHTQQYIFSFEKFDPHKTHVIFVHGFGGTPRDFKYLVAGLDRKRYQPWFYFYPSGMSLKKLGANLSNIIKYSKKNIRKHPLNMIIVAHSMGGLVSLATLSELHRSGIDLDLKGYVSFNSPYGGVDSAAAGLKYAPAVVPAWRDVATGSPFLMEMYEIAAYRDVPFYLFFGFNTGASSDGTITLHSQLDGRVHLAAYKSYGFNASHVGILNDEKVREIFYSVLSTLDRK